The Dermacentor albipictus isolate Rhodes 1998 colony chromosome 2, USDA_Dalb.pri_finalv2, whole genome shotgun sequence genome has a segment encoding these proteins:
- the LOC139055682 gene encoding shematrin-like protein 2 → MRTVTIAAILSAILASAIAGSTAYGGYGLGYGGGYGLGYGGYGLGYGGGYGGVYGLGYGGGIGSGVGVVGVGSSVALLRGGPGLYKAVPGPAFLVRTFHQVNKISSGGALVAHSGLGGGSYGVAAGYGGGYGGGYGGGLGYGGGYGYGGYGGYGYKC, encoded by the exons ATGCGCACTGTG ACCATCGCCGCCATTCTGTCTGCCATCCTTGCCAGCGCTATAGCCGGCAGTACTGCTTACGGCGGGTATGGTCTCGGATACGGCGGCGGCTACGGACTTGGCTACGGCGGGTATGGCCTCGGCTatggtggtggctacggcggcGTCTACGGCCTTGGATACGGTGGTGGCATTGGAAGCGGCGTCGGCGTTGTGGGTGTCGGTAGCAGTGTTGCCCTCCTACGTGGAGGTCCAGGACTGTACAAGGCCGTGCCCGGCCCAGCCTTTCTGGTTAGAACCTTCCACCAAGTGAACAAgatttccagtggtggagcgcTGGTCGCACACTCCGGCCTCGGAGGAGGATCATATGGAGTAGCTGCCGGCTACGGTGGCGGCTACGGTGGCGGTTACGGAGGTGGTTTAGGATATGGCGGTGGTTATGGATATGGTGGCTACGGCGGTTATGGTTACAAGTGTTGA